TGGTATCGGCATCATCACCCAGGTTCACGGCCGTTAATACGGCTTCTTTGTAATTGTTTGTTTTCATAAAACAATACATAGCGGCCTGAATGGTGTGCCGGGCATGGTGAATGGTGTTAATTGAATCTTCGCTACGACTTGTAATATCCTCACCGATCAATGGCTTCAATACCTCCTTATCATTCTGACCAATATCGAGGTGCGCAATAAATGCTGACACATTTTTCGCGACATTGGCATAAGCCGTTTGCTTATCACTTCCATTCAATAATTCCAGGGCAAACTCCAGGAAATAAAAACAAGACAGTATTGTTTGATAACTTCCATGGGTTATACAGGCAACTTCCTTAACTAACTCATAGCGCGTTTGTAGAGGATAATCCCGGATATAAAACAGCAAAGGCAGCATGCGCATCAATGAGCCATTGCCGGTGCAATTCACATCATAATTACCTGACTCCTTCGGGGATACACCATCCCGTAACCGGCTAATGGAGTCTTCGGTTGATTTACCAACCCCAAACACGGTCCCCCCGGCTGTCCAGTAACCTTCAAAAAAATAGCTCACAAACCGCGCTGCTATATCATCCAGGTTGTACCCATGGCATAATGACTCGGCCAGGCAAAACGTGAGGGAACTATCGTCGGAGAAAGTACCCAGTGGCTGATTATGCCCTTTATAGTCATCAGGCCCATTATAGTTAGTGAAATCCATAACAGGATTTTGTTTCAATACGTCCCGCTTTATCATTTCAACTGGTACACCTAGTGCATCGCCAATAGCCAGTCCGAATAAAGCGCCGTGAACAGGGTATGGTTTCATTAATTTGCTTTTAATTTATCGCGTGCTTCCATCAGGGCAAAACCCAGCCAGTTTTTTCCCCGCCAGGTATGCGGGTTCTGGGCTTTTGCATTATCCTGACCCAGGCCTATACCCCAGATGCAGTCACGCGGACTTGCTTCTACTATTATTGTGTTGCCGGTAGTCATCAGGAAGTTCTTCATTGCTTCATGCTGTGAGAACTTATGCACGTTGCCTTCCACCACAATATGATAAGCTTTCGCATCCCATATTGTTTTATCAAAATTGCGAACGGTTCTTCCCAATGCTTTTGCGGTGCCTGGTTTTGGCGTTTTCAGAATTTCAGCCAATGCTGCTGAATCTTTAAACAACCTGGCTTTTTCCGCCATCATCCAGTGCTCTGCCGTTGGGTATACAATGCCCTCTACCGTAAAGGCTGCAGAAAACCACTGGCTCAAACAGGATTTATCCGTTGCCCCGGGAATTTTGGGTGTATGACCCCAGAAGAAATAGTACTTCACTTCTGTTCCTTTTGCTATTTGTTCTTTTAACCAGTCTATTGAATATTTCATCTTATTTCATTTACAGATCATATACCGTTACAGCTATTCCTTTGGCTGCCAGTTAAATCTTCTTCTGAACGGCTCTATCATTTCCTCTTTATTTGTTTTCACTGCAAACACTACCCGTTGAAACTGGTTGGCGAATTTTCCGGTAAGCGCCTCCAGGAACAATTGGGAAATGTCTGCCGGGTTATTCCTGAATACGCCACAACCCCAGGCGCCCAGCACCAGTGTGGTGTGTTGCTTGTTCAAGCAAAGCGCTAACAGTTTTTCAATCCGTACGCGCATCACGGCAATTATCTTATCGGCTTTACCATCTTCATCGCGCATGATAACACCTGCATTCACAGCCGGCGAGGTAATTATAGTTACACATACCGGTTCATTCAGCGTCTGCCCGTCCTCATCTTTTATAATGGGCACTGCCGGGGAATAGATCATCGTATCGGAATACAAACCCGTATCCAACTTTCTGTGATAGGTGTAATACCCTTCCATCGCAGTCAACAAACTGGGATACAAACCACTTGCCCGGGCTATACATTCTTCCTGGGCCAGCGCACCACCGAGAAAGCCACCTCCCGGATTTTTTGCGGAAGCGAAGTTCAACGCCATTACATCATGCACCCCTTCACTTACCAGGCGGCGGGCTGCGTCGCACGTGGTTTCATTGGTTACTTCGTATTGGGTTTGAAAGCTGTTTTCTTTTTTTGTGTTGTTCAACAGCGTTTCCAACGCTTCAGGTTTGAACAACTGTGTGTTATCTACTGCGTTCTTTTGGATAAGCGTCAGGTCTACTTTTTCGCCCTGGCTATTATTGTAAAATCCTTTCTCCAGAATCTCCAGTGTATCTTTTGCGATTTCAATTCTTCTGCTTTGTCTCATAATTTCTTTTTTTACGATATCAGTTGCACCGCCGTAACAACCGCCCTTTCCTTTATCTCTTCAAAACTGCTGGTGTTCATGATGGCACCATTCTCAAACACCGTTATCATCTGGTCCTCATATCCGGTGGGGGTTTCTTTTCTTACGGTTTGAAAGCCTTCATCGGTGCGAATTAATTTTAATTGTCCGGCTTTTGATTTTTTAAATGATTGTACCAGTTTGCCATGGGTATCCAGTTCCACCGGGTGTTTCTGTACATCTACTGGTTTACCATTTATTTCGGCATAAGAGCATTTAAAGGCAAATTTTTGTGTATCACGATCTACCTTTTGTAATAAGGCGCCACCCATACCCAGCACCAGGTTTTCGGCACTGATGCCATTTACTTTCAACGCGCCATAAATGCTGCGGATGGCCGGTACGTTTACTCCATCACCCTGGATCACGCGTACCTGTGGGGGTAATACTTTATACCCCTTTTTATTGATGGTATAGCCGAATTTGGTAAATAAAATATCAAACACTCTCAGCAGGGTGAAAACAGGGTCGCCGCTATCCGGACGAATTACCAATACTCCATCCCTGCTTAATACCAGGTCTTTTAATTCTGTTCCCCAGTATTCGCTGCAGGCCCTGAAGATGTCGAACGAGTCAGATACACAGGCTACCACCCCGGTGGGGAAAGTTTTTAAAATGTGTTTGAATACTTCCAGCTCGCCTTCTTCGCCTAACAGGGTACAAACCGAGTGCTCGGTAGCCGGTACTGACAAGCCATATACTTTTTGTGCATCGTAATACCTTTTTGCCATCATACTCCCCATCAGGGTATCACTGCCCCTGAAGCTGATCAGGTGAGCCGCGCCACCTAAGCCAGCACTTTCAACAGAGCTTACCCCGCGGAAACCAAAGTCGTTCAACACAAAGTCAATGCCTGCTTTTGATTCTTCTGAAGCGGTTTCTTCAAAATATTCCTCTACGATCTTTCTTACCTCGCGCGATACAGTTGCCACTGTACAGGGGTACCAAACCTGCATCAACAGGGTTTCTAAAAAGTTCGATAACCAGAAACATTCAGGGTCGGTATTCTCGATGGTCATCAGCACATTGTTAACGGGTACTACCGTTCCTTCGGGTACTGCTTTTATGCGAACCGGTAACCGGCCATTGTATTTTTCCAGGATGTAATCGAACTTACTGCGATCGAATACATCGGTCCTTCCAAATACCTGGGTTAAAAATTCTTCTGCTTCATCGATCTTTTCTTTGGTGATCACCTGGCCTTCCAGGTAATATTTCAGAAAATATTGCAACCCAAAGAAGGTGGTTTCATCAAATTGTCCACCCCGGCTTTCGAGATAAGAATAGATCTTAGTGGTTCCGGGATAGTATAATTTATGGTGAGAATATTTATAAGCGTCGGCGAGTAATACAAAGTTCTCTTGCGTTTTCATATGATGTTCAGTTTAAAATTATCCTTTTAAATTGCTTAATAATAAATTTACCAGTACGTGGTGTTCTTTTACAATGGCTCCCTGCTGCATCATTGCCTGCAATTCCTTTACCGGGAACCAGCCCAGCTCTTTCAGGTCGTCGTTTGCTTTTGCATGTCCAAACACCCATTGGGTTTTAAAGAACAGCGTCATGATCTTATCTTCTTCAGAACGATAGCGCCAGTCGTCTATTTTGGCAGAACCCACATATTGCATGGCATTTATTTCCAGGTCACCGCATTCTTCCTGTAATTCCCGGCGGGCTGCGGTTTCATAATTATCGTCTGTAGGGTCAGTAAATCCACCAGGAAAACGCCATTCGGGCGCGTTGTGCTTTTTCCCTAACAATACCTGGGTATCATTTTCTTTCAGGACAGCTATATCAACTGTAGGATAAACTTTTGAATAGGTATTCTGAAAGGCATAATTGATGCCCATCCTGAAATCGACAGAATCAAGCACTTTATCGCTGTTCTCATTGCGGATGGCCGTGGCTGAATGCTCGCCAAATTCAGGCAGGGCGACTGTTTGTAAATGTCCCTTATAATAAGGCATAAAGCTATCGCGGCTTCCGTACAGGATAAACGGTTCTGAAGGGAAGGTATTTTGTAACAGGGTGTCCAGGTTTTTGCTCCAGGTTTCATCGGAAGGGTGATCGCTCAGGGGTAAGACCATCAGTTCGGGGGCATACTGTTTTAACAATCTTTCCCGGGTATAAAAATCGAATGGGTTGCGACGGCTGCCTTTTACGGGGGATACGCCCAGTACGATTACTATTTTATTGTGTTTCGAGCGAATTTCGTCGATTAAATATTTATGACCTTCATGGAGGTACGGGGTCTGAAAACGTGCGATAATAACACCAGTTGCTTTCATTTTGCGTTATTTATACGCAAATTTATGTCGCAGAACTGGAATATCCAAATTTTGCGTAATAATCACGCAAAATAATTATTCCCCCCTTTCCCAGTGATGATAGAGTACCCTTACAAGCCCCTGGATCAGCCTTGCCCTGTTCTCTTCTTTCAGGAAACCGGGGTATACATCTTTTATGAATTGCCTTATTTCATAAGCCGTACTAACTGAATATAAATCATTCAGCTTTACCTGCCAGGGACAATAAAATCCGTTGGAATAATATTCTTCATTATTAAATTTCAACTCTTCCCCATTGCTATTCACGAATTTAATGTCATACCAATTGTGAATGGTGCTTGAGTTCTCTTGCATAAGAAAATACCAGTTCGTTAATTCCGGGCTCATTGTTTTAACGCTGTCAACCAGGGCCATCAGTTTGGTGAAATCCGGATTTTCAATTTCCCATCTGGGATACTCTTCTTCCTTACCAGCCTCGTACGTGGATTTAAACTTCAAAATGCTACGCTTACAGGAGTCATAGTCCTCACGGGTAAACCCGAGTTCATCAG
The Niastella koreensis GR20-10 genome window above contains:
- a CDS encoding ADP-ribosylglycohydrolase family protein produces the protein MKPYPVHGALFGLAIGDALGVPVEMIKRDVLKQNPVMDFTNYNGPDDYKGHNQPLGTFSDDSSLTFCLAESLCHGYNLDDIAARFVSYFFEGYWTAGGTVFGVGKSTEDSISRLRDGVSPKESGNYDVNCTGNGSLMRMLPLLFYIRDYPLQTRYELVKEVACITHGSYQTILSCFYFLEFALELLNGSDKQTAYANVAKNVSAFIAHLDIGQNDKEVLKPLIGEDITSRSEDSINTIHHARHTIQAAMYCFMKTNNYKEAVLTAVNLGDDADTTAAVTGGLAGLYYGFDSIPEKWIEQVQRSNEIRDLCDRLSKAIGL
- a CDS encoding NADAR family protein — its product is MKYSIDWLKEQIAKGTEVKYYFFWGHTPKIPGATDKSCLSQWFSAAFTVEGIVYPTAEHWMMAEKARLFKDSAALAEILKTPKPGTAKALGRTVRNFDKTIWDAKAYHIVVEGNVHKFSQHEAMKNFLMTTGNTIIVEASPRDCIWGIGLGQDNAKAQNPHTWRGKNWLGFALMEARDKLKAN
- a CDS encoding TIGR02452 family protein yields the protein MRQSRRIEIAKDTLEILEKGFYNNSQGEKVDLTLIQKNAVDNTQLFKPEALETLLNNTKKENSFQTQYEVTNETTCDAARRLVSEGVHDVMALNFASAKNPGGGFLGGALAQEECIARASGLYPSLLTAMEGYYTYHRKLDTGLYSDTMIYSPAVPIIKDEDGQTLNEPVCVTIITSPAVNAGVIMRDEDGKADKIIAVMRVRIEKLLALCLNKQHTTLVLGAWGCGVFRNNPADISQLFLEALTGKFANQFQRVVFAVKTNKEEMIEPFRRRFNWQPKE
- a CDS encoding nicotinate phosphoribosyltransferase; protein product: MKTQENFVLLADAYKYSHHKLYYPGTTKIYSYLESRGGQFDETTFFGLQYFLKYYLEGQVITKEKIDEAEEFLTQVFGRTDVFDRSKFDYILEKYNGRLPVRIKAVPEGTVVPVNNVLMTIENTDPECFWLSNFLETLLMQVWYPCTVATVSREVRKIVEEYFEETASEESKAGIDFVLNDFGFRGVSSVESAGLGGAAHLISFRGSDTLMGSMMAKRYYDAQKVYGLSVPATEHSVCTLLGEEGELEVFKHILKTFPTGVVACVSDSFDIFRACSEYWGTELKDLVLSRDGVLVIRPDSGDPVFTLLRVFDILFTKFGYTINKKGYKVLPPQVRVIQGDGVNVPAIRSIYGALKVNGISAENLVLGMGGALLQKVDRDTQKFAFKCSYAEINGKPVDVQKHPVELDTHGKLVQSFKKSKAGQLKLIRTDEGFQTVRKETPTGYEDQMITVFENGAIMNTSSFEEIKERAVVTAVQLIS
- a CDS encoding NUDIX domain-containing protein, whose protein sequence is MKATGVIIARFQTPYLHEGHKYLIDEIRSKHNKIVIVLGVSPVKGSRRNPFDFYTRERLLKQYAPELMVLPLSDHPSDETWSKNLDTLLQNTFPSEPFILYGSRDSFMPYYKGHLQTVALPEFGEHSATAIRNENSDKVLDSVDFRMGINYAFQNTYSKVYPTVDIAVLKENDTQVLLGKKHNAPEWRFPGGFTDPTDDNYETAARRELQEECGDLEINAMQYVGSAKIDDWRYRSEEDKIMTLFFKTQWVFGHAKANDDLKELGWFPVKELQAMMQQGAIVKEHHVLVNLLLSNLKG